The genomic segment GGCTTCCGCGTATCGGTCCGCCTGCCGCTGACGGGAGCCGCCGCGTGAACCCGATCCGTGTCGTCCTCGTCGACGACCAGCACCTGGTGCGTACCGGCCTGCGCGCGCTGCTCGACCGGGCGGCGGACATCGAGGTGGTGGGTGAGGCCGGTGACGGCGGCAGCGGCCTCTCGGTGGTACGGGAGCAGCGGCCCGACATCGTGCTGATGGACGTCCGGATGCCCGGCGGGGACGGGCTGGCGGCGACCCGGCGGATCCTGACCGACCCGACGCTGGACGGCGTCCAGGTCGTCATGCTCACCACGTTCGACGACGACGAGTACCTGTTCGAGGCGATCCGCGCCGGGGCGGCGGGTTTCCTGCTCAAGGACACCCCGCCGGACGCGCTGCGGGACGCGGTCCGGACCGTGGCCGGTGGCGACGCGCTGCTCTCCCCCGCGGTCACCCGGCGGGTGCTCGCCGCGGCGGCCCGCTCACCGGTGGCCGACCCGGCGCGGCTGGCCGGACTGACCGCACGGGAACGGGACGTACTCGCGCAGGTGGGCGCCGGACGGTCCAACACCGAGATCGGGCAGGCGTTGTTCCTGAGCCCGGACACCGCCCGCACCTACGTGAGCCGCCTGTTGCAGAAGCTGAACGCCCGCGACCGGGCACAGCTCGTCGTCATCGCGTACGAGAGCGGGCTGATCCGCCCCGGCGAGGGCTGAGCCGCGTCGGGGCGGGCCGCAGTCAGACCGGCGTCGCGTCCGCCGATTCAGGCGCCGCGTGCCGGCCGCCACCACCGCCGTTGCGCCGCTCGTCGCCGTGCCCCGGCCACCACGCCTTGTGGCCGATCAGCCCAGTCAGCGCCGGTACGAAGAACATCGACATGACGAACGCGGACAGCACGATCCCGATCGCCACCGCGAAGCCCATCTGCTGGAGGAACGAGATCGGCGCGAGCATCAGCACCCCGAACGTACCGGCCAGGATGAGCCCGGCGGCGGCGACCGTCGGGCCGGCGTGTTCCACGCCGATCGCGGCGGCTTCGTGCGGTTCGTGGCCCTCGCGCGCCTCCTCGCGTAGTCGGGCGATCATCAGAATGTTGTAGTCGGTGCCGATCGCCACCACGAACAGGTACAGGATGATCGGCAGCTGGAACGTCACGCCCGGGTTGCCCTGGAGCCCCTGGAACACGTAGACGGTGGCACCGAGCGTGGCGGCGAAGTTGAGCAGCACCGCGATCACCAGGTAGACCGGCGCGACGAGGCTGCGCAGCAGCAGCGCCAGGATGATCGCGATCAGGAGCGCGGCGGCCGGGAGGATCACCGACAGGTCCCTGTTGTTCGCCGAGTTGATGTCCGCGAAGATCGCGGTGGCGCCGCCGACGAGCGCCTTGGTGCCGGGCGGAGCCGCCTCGTGCACCGCGTCCCGCAGGTCGTCGCGGACCAGCGTGATCGCCTCGTTGGACATCGGGTTCTCGTCGAGCAGCAGGTTGATCCGGGCGACGCTCGGGTCGGTGGGGCTGCGCTCCGGCGGCTGCGCCTGCCCGACGCCGGGCGCGCGCGCCGCTGCGGCGGCGAAGTCGTTCACCTGCTGGTCGGTGAGCGGGCTGCCGTTGCCGGTGGTCAGGTAGACCTCGGTGGGCGCGAGCGCCCCGGCGGCGAACCCGCGCTGGAGGTCCTGGGCGGCCCGCGCCGACTCGGTGTCCTGCGGGAATCCGGCGCTGAAGTCGTAGTCGGCCTTGTAGCCGAGCACCCCGGCGGCGAGCGCCACGAGCAGCACACCGGAGGCGGCGGCCACGACGGCCGGACGGCGGCCGACGACGGCGCCGAGCCGCCGGGACAGCGTCGCCTTGGGCGGACGCTGCCACGCCTTTGACGGCCAGAACACCCACCGGCCGAGCAGCGATACGAGCGCCGGGATCAGCGTCAGCGAGGTGACGAGCATGACGCCGACGGCGATGGCGAGCGCCGGGCCGAGCGAGCCGAAGAAGCCGAGCGAGGCGAGCAGCAGCACCAGGAACGCCACGATCACCGCACCGGCTGCGGAGGTGATGACCTCGCCGACCCGCTGCACCGAGACGATCATCGCGGTGCGCTTGTCGTCGCCGGCGCGCAGCCGTTCCCGGTAGCGGAACAGCAGGAACAGGATGTAGTCGGTGCCGATGCCGAACAGCACGATCAGCAGGATGGTCTGCAGGTCCTGGCTGACGTTGAGGTCGAACGCCTTGCCGGCGGCGGCGACCAGCCCGGTGGTGACGGACATGACGACGCTGATCACCACCACCGGCAGCAGCGCGGCGATCGGGCTGCGGAAGATGATCAGGATCAGTCCGATGATGAGGACGATGGTGGCGACACCGACGACCGCGAACGCCTCGTTGAACGTGTCCTCGTTGTCGACGAAGCTCGCCACGTCGCCTGCCACCCCGGCGGTCAGGCCGCTGCCGGCCAGGTCCGGGCCGAGGGCGGCGCGCAGGTCGCGTACCGCGTCGAGCAGGCGTGGGTCGTCGGGGCTGTCGGCGTCGAGACCGACGGTGACCACCTGCACCGACTTGTCCGGCGCGACGGCCTGCGGGCCGGTCAGGTAGCCGGAGGTCTGCGGGATGTTCCGGGCCTTGAGCGCGGTGGCGAGCTGACCCACGCGCGCCTCGTCGGCCGCTGTGAGCGGCTTGCCGTCGCTGCGTTTGACCACGACGGTGGCGGTGGCGGTGGCGGCCTGCGGGAACGACTTCGCGGCCAGCTCGGTGGCCTGCACCGACTCGTAGGTGCGCGGCAGGAAGCTCTCCTGGTCCGCGGAGGTGATGTCGCTCAGCGAAGGACTGGCGGCGATGATCGCGATCGCGGCGACGACCCAGCCGCCGATCACCCACCAGGCCTTGCCCACGACGAATCTGCCCAGGCGCTCGAACATCGTTTCCCCCGTGTGTTCGGCTGTGTCGCACGCGATCCTACGCTGTGTGAGCAATCCCTTTCGGACGGCTCGCGGACTTTCGTCGATGATCCGGGTGGTCGAGGATCGACAGATGAGCGTGCGGCTGCCCGGTCCCGGAGTGCTGACGGCCTGGTTGGCGGCGACCGTCCCGGCCCCACTCGTGGTCTACGAGTGGACCCACAGGTGGGAGGAGGAGCAGCCGGTCTCCACCGCGCTGTGGTGGCCCGTGCTCGCGTCGCCGGCGCTCGCCGCCGTGCTGGCGGCCCGCCAACCCCGGCGCGCCGCCGCTGCCGTCGGCGTGTCCACGCTGGTCACGACCGTGCTTCTTGCGGTGTCACTGGCCTTCTTCCGGTGGGTCGTGCCGCTGACCGGCGAGGCCCTCTGGGGGCGGGCAATGCTCGGCGGCGCGGCGCTCGCGGTGGCCGGGGCGCTGATCGGGTACGCCGTCGGCGGGCGCCTGCCCCGCCGGGCCGGCCCGGCGTCGCGGCGCGGCTATCTGATCGGCGGGTTCGCCGTCGTGTTCGGCGCGCTGCTGGCGCAGTCCGCGGTACGGCTCGGCGCCGAGGACAGCACGATCGGAGAACCCCCTCGGGAGTACGGCGGCGTCGGCCCGTACGCGACGTCTGCGAGCCGGTTCACGGCGCCTGCGGCCGGGGCGTACGCGATCTTCGCGCTGGGTTTCTCCCCGGTGGACCCGGACTGCCGCCTCACCGGCGGCGGCTCGCGGGTCCAGGCGGCCGAGCCGGTCTCCGTCCCGCCGGGCGGCTACGGCAGCGACGCCGCCGTCTATTCCTGGGTGGCGACAGTGCGGGTGCCGACTCCCGGTGCGTGGACGCTCGACTGCCGCACGGACGACCCGGAGGCGTCCTACGTGGTGGGTGACGTGCCGCAGATCAGGGGCGCGGTAGGCGAGATGATCCACTGGCCGGCGGGCGTGATCTGGCTGCTCGGCACGGTGCCCGGCCTGCTGGTCGTCGCGGACACCGCCCGGCGGAGACGAGCTACTTGCCGCCTTCCGAGGTGAGGCCCTGCCAACCGTCGGCGCCGGTCACCGTCGGATTCGGCAGCGAATAATGGCTGATACTGGCCGCGTCCGCCTCTCTGATCCGGTCCACCAGTGCGTAGACGATCGCATTGAGCGCAAGGTGCTGCGCTCGGGTGGTCACCACGGTCATGTCCACGATGTCACTGTCTGGCACTTCTGCCCGTCGCACGACAAGACGCCCGTCGCCCCACTCCTCGTTCTGCTCCAAGCCGCACCTCCGTCAATCCGTGCCGTTAGTTGAATGGCCAGGCTCAACGTGCTTGTTGGCCACCGCTCGCTCCTGTGCCTTCAGGTAATACCTCGTGGCTTGCTGGCGCTGCCGAATCAGGAAGGTCGCGAGGACCAACGCCAGGAAGGACAGCCCCAACCAGAGGACGTCGCTATGGATCTTGTGTGGAAGCCCGGCCAGGCTCAGGGCAACCTCGGTCGGCAGGCGTTTCGCGGCGTCGAGCACGTACAGCAGCACGCCTGCGAACGAAAGTAACATCACCGACTGAAGGCCGAAGTACGCAATGAGCGAAGCGCGGCCGACCCGCTCCTGGTCGAGTCCTCGGCCCAAGGCGCCTGCAACAAACGCCGGCAGCGCCAGCACGAGCGCGGGCAGACCGACGGCAGCCGCTGCGTTGTCCAGACCAGCGCGGGACAGCGTGAAGAAGAGAAGAACGATAGCGGTCAGCGTGGCGAGAGTCGCTGCGTTGCCTAGTGCGCCCGGCGGAATCTCTCGCAGGTAGACGATCGATTTGAAGTCCCAGGACACGCGCTCGCCAGGGGCGATGGACCTCAGGTCACCCCAGCGCCCGTGTCGGCGGACGTACAGATGCGCCACGGGGCGAGCCTGCTCGTGGTGGAGCCGGACATACTGTTGAAACCCATTGATCTTGAAATGGCGTTGACGAAGTATGTCTCGCCCACCCAACACCTCGAGATGATGACTGAAGACATAGCAACCCGCCGGGGCAAGCAGTTCAAAATGGTAGCTGTCTGCTTGTAGCGCTCGCGTCATCGGTACGTCGAGCGTAAATGGCGCCAAGCCGAAACGAGCCCTCAGCTTCTCATACGGGCTGACATGCATCCTTTCGGGCGAATAGAGGGAGCTGTAGGTGACCAGGACGTTCATCGTCTCCGGAACCGGCACCTCGCCGACCACAACGTAACTCTTGGCGAGCACCTTACAGATGTCGAGAATTTTGTCTCGCCAGACCGGGGAGATCTCCTCGCTGAGGCCAGTGATCTGCTTCAGCGCATCCTGAACCTCTTCCCATGCTGATTTGGGGGCATCCGTCGGTCTCGTCCCGCCGACTCCGACCGGAGCCGCAGCAGGCCGGCAGATCGCCACGATGACCCGGGCCATGATGTCCCGGTCAGATTTCCTGAGTGCGGGGGAGCTGAGATGTTGACCCGTCTCCTGCCAAGCCAGCAGAAAGAGGGACTCGATCGCGAGCGCGGTGAGGCCGCGAACTTCCCGTTGGGAAAGAACAGGGATGGTCTCCCCTTTCGCGTCCGTGGCGCTCACTAGGTCGAATAGCAACCCCTTCCGCGCAGTCACCAGGGGGATCAGTACACCGGTCGAACCTCGTCCACTTCGTTCGCCGCCCTCCGCTGCCGTCGAACGGGGATCGGCGCCGACGTGCTCGGGCGAACCGGTTTCGTCGCTGTAGTTGGGTCGACGGGCCGGCTGCGGCAAGTCGATCCGATATTGCAGCGTCGTCCTGACACGGAGCATCCGCCCGCTCGGCTCGACCTCGTCGTGGACCCTCGCCAGCGAGCGTGGCGGATCGAGCAAGAGATTGATGAAGCAGGCGATCGCATATGGGTCGTAGTTGCGGGCGACATAACTCGCGGCCTCCTGTATCTCCTCCCGGCTCGGGGATTCAGCGACGGGCGCGCCGGGTGCCATTGCTTTGAGATTGGGATTTTCCCGCAGCAGCGCCAGCGCCAGGCCGGCGCCCGCCGCCAGGGCTCCGAAAATGATATGCACAGCCAGGTTCGCCCACGGAAACTCCACCAGCGCCATGAAGAGAAACAGCAGGAGGAGCGCTGTCACCGCCAAGAAGGCAAGTCGCTTAGGCAGCATGCCGAATCCCTCGGATCGGCTGACCTCCGGAAGATCTGATGCCATAGGCCACGCTCCCCGGTTTTCGGCACCTGGAGGCCCTGACCGGCCACCGAGTGCAGTTCACCTCTGCGGTCTTATGCACTTCCGTACGTCCATAGTGCCAACCACTACATAAATGTCAACGGACGCTTCGGTCCGTCCTGCAGGCACAGCGGGGAGGCGCGCCCGTTTCAACCCGCCTGGTCGGGATTGACAAGGGACATTGGCTCCTTCACGCCCGCCCGCGCGCTGTCGCGTATGCGACAGCACCGGAGCGGATGGATCTGCGGTTCCGGTGCCCGGGGGAAGTGTCGTAGAGAGCCCGTAGCCTGGGGCGGTCAACGACGATCGCAGGGAGGCGACGTGCTCGACCACTTCTCCGTAGCGGTGCGCGATCTGGCGGCCAGCGGCGCCTTCTACGACGCCGTGCTGGCTCCGCTGGGCGGGCGCCGGCTCATGGAGCCCGGCCCGATCGGCTACGGCGTCGACAAGCCCGACTTCTGGGTGGAGCCCGCCCCGGCCGCTGCCACGCCGGTGCCGGTGCACATCGCGTTCACCGCCGCCGACCGCCCCACGGTGCGGGCGTTCCACGACGCGGCGGTGGCGGCCGGCGCGGAGGTGCTGCACGCGCCGAAGGAGTGGCCGGAATACCACGCCGGCTACTACGGCGCGTTCGTCCGCGACCCGGACGGCAACAACGTCGAGGCGGTCTGCCACCGTCCGGAGTGAGTCCGGTTGCGTCGGCGATGCAGGATGGGCCGGTGGAGATCGAACCGGTCGAGCACGCTCCGGAACGCGCCATCCGCCTCGCCTGGCTGGGCCAGCGCTGGCACGACCTCACCTTCCTGCACTGGGCGGTCCCGCCGGAACGGGTGGCGCCGCTGCTGCCCGCGGGCACCCGGCCGGACACGTTCGACGGGCTCACCTACGTCGGGCTGATCGGGTTTCAGATGGTCGGGCTGGGGCTCGGGCGTGGTCCGGGCGTGCCCTACTTCGGCACCTTCTGGGAGACGAACGTCCGGCTCTACTCGGTCGACGGCTCGGGGCGGCGCGCTGTCGTGTTCCGCTCGCTCGACGCGTCGCGGCTGGTGCCCGTGCTGGTGGCGCAGCTGAGCCTGCGCCTGCCGTACAAGTGGTCGGCGATGCGGCTGGACCGTTCCGGTGACACGCTCACCTACCGGTGCCGCCGCCGCTGGCCCGGTCCGCCGGGCGCGACGAGCCGGATGACGGTCCGCGTCGGGGCGCCCGTTCCCG from the Micromonospora sp. WMMA1947 genome contains:
- a CDS encoding response regulator transcription factor — encoded protein: MNPIRVVLVDDQHLVRTGLRALLDRAADIEVVGEAGDGGSGLSVVREQRPDIVLMDVRMPGGDGLAATRRILTDPTLDGVQVVMLTTFDDDEYLFEAIRAGAAGFLLKDTPPDALRDAVRTVAGGDALLSPAVTRRVLAAAARSPVADPARLAGLTARERDVLAQVGAGRSNTEIGQALFLSPDTARTYVSRLLQKLNARDRAQLVVIAYESGLIRPGEG
- a CDS encoding MMPL family transporter, which translates into the protein MFERLGRFVVGKAWWVIGGWVVAAIAIIAASPSLSDITSADQESFLPRTYESVQATELAAKSFPQAATATATVVVKRSDGKPLTAADEARVGQLATALKARNIPQTSGYLTGPQAVAPDKSVQVVTVGLDADSPDDPRLLDAVRDLRAALGPDLAGSGLTAGVAGDVASFVDNEDTFNEAFAVVGVATIVLIIGLILIIFRSPIAALLPVVVISVVMSVTTGLVAAAGKAFDLNVSQDLQTILLIVLFGIGTDYILFLLFRYRERLRAGDDKRTAMIVSVQRVGEVITSAAGAVIVAFLVLLLASLGFFGSLGPALAIAVGVMLVTSLTLIPALVSLLGRWVFWPSKAWQRPPKATLSRRLGAVVGRRPAVVAAASGVLLVALAAGVLGYKADYDFSAGFPQDTESARAAQDLQRGFAAGALAPTEVYLTTGNGSPLTDQQVNDFAAAAARAPGVGQAQPPERSPTDPSVARINLLLDENPMSNEAITLVRDDLRDAVHEAAPPGTKALVGGATAIFADINSANNRDLSVILPAAALLIAIILALLLRSLVAPVYLVIAVLLNFAATLGATVYVFQGLQGNPGVTFQLPIILYLFVVAIGTDYNILMIARLREEAREGHEPHEAAAIGVEHAGPTVAAAGLILAGTFGVLMLAPISFLQQMGFAVAIGIVLSAFVMSMFFVPALTGLIGHKAWWPGHGDERRNGGGGGRHAAPESADATPV
- a CDS encoding VOC family protein gives rise to the protein MLDHFSVAVRDLAASGAFYDAVLAPLGGRRLMEPGPIGYGVDKPDFWVEPAPAAATPVPVHIAFTAADRPTVRAFHDAAVAAGAEVLHAPKEWPEYHAGYYGAFVRDPDGNNVEAVCHRPE
- a CDS encoding DUF2071 domain-containing protein; protein product: MEIEPVEHAPERAIRLAWLGQRWHDLTFLHWAVPPERVAPLLPAGTRPDTFDGLTYVGLIGFQMVGLGLGRGPGVPYFGTFWETNVRLYSVDGSGRRAVVFRSLDASRLVPVLVAQLSLRLPYKWSAMRLDRSGDTLTYRCRRRWPGPPGATSRMTVRVGAPVPEPTPLEHFLTARWGLHTRAYGRTLHVPNWHPQWPLHRAELLHLDDELVTAGGLPAPDGPPVSVLYSPGVPVVFGNPTSAR